A region from the Musa acuminata AAA Group cultivar baxijiao chromosome BXJ1-10, Cavendish_Baxijiao_AAA, whole genome shotgun sequence genome encodes:
- the LOC135595262 gene encoding mRNA-decapping enzyme-like protein, producing the protein MTQNGKLMPNLDQQSTKILNLTVLQRIDPFVEEILMTAAHVTLYEFNIELNQWSRKDVEGSLFVVKRNTQPRFQFIVMNRRNTDNLVEDLLGDFEYEVQVPYLLYRNAAQEVNGIWFYNSHDCESVANLFSRILNAYSKVPPKPKVSSKSEFEELEAVPTSSVIEGPLEPAATSAATSITDVPDDSFVNYFSNAVNIGNATNAAIGAQPPIASTTVSATSHAVSPSAVPTVQSTLTIPASSTLIPPLDVLESNSGNSNRAANLVKPSFFSPVLSSSVSAMPPVSSSIPAAPPLHPPVTMQRPYGTLLLQPFPPPTPSASLTPTPNYGPVITKDKVRDALLKLVQNNEFIDMVYREMLNAHYS; encoded by the exons ATGACGCAGAACGGGAAGCTGATGCCCAATCTCGACCAGCAAAGCACGAAGATCCTCAACCTCACCGTCCTCCAGCGGATCGACCCCTTCGTGGAGGAGATCCTTATGACCGCCGCGCACGTCACCCTTTACGAGTTCAACATCGAGCTTAACCAGTGG AGCCGAAAGGACGTTGAAGGATCACTATTTGTTGTCAAGAG GAATACACAACCCAGATTTCAGTTCATTGTCATGAACCGGCGCAACACAG ATAATCTGGTTGAGGATCTTCTGGGAGATTTCGAGTATGAAGTCCAGGTTCCATATCTATTGTACCGAAACGCAGCTCAAGAAGTCAATGGTATATGGTTCTACAATTCACATGACTGTGAATCAGTAGCAAATCTTTTCAGCAG GATACTTAATGCCTATTCCAAGGTACCTCCAAAGCCTAAGGTATCTTCCAAAAG TGAGTTTGAGGAACTTGAAGCTGTTCCCACTTCATCAGTAATTGAAGGTCCTCTTGAGCCAGCAGCAACATCTGCTGCTACATCAATCACCGATGTTCCGGATGATTCATTTGTAAACTATTTCAGT AATGCTGTGAACATTGGAAATGCAACTAATGCAGCAATTGGAGCGCAACCACCTATTGCTTCTACAACTGTTTCTGCTACTTCGCATGCTGTCAGTCCATCAGCGGTTCCAACTGTTCAGTCCACCCTCACTATCCCAGCTTCATCCACTCTAATCCCACCTCTGGATGTGCTTGAATCTAACAGTGGAAACAGCAACCGTGCTGCAAATCTTGTGAAACCTTCATTTTTCTCACCAGTGCTATCTTCTTCTGTATCGGCAATGCCTCCAGTATCGTCTTCAATTCCAGCTGCTCCACCTCTCCATCCTCCGGTAACAATGCAACGTCCATATGGCACTCTATTACTTCAACCCTTCCCACCACCCACTCCATCTGCATCCCTCACTCCTACGCCAAACTATGGCCCAGTTATTACAAAGGACAAAGTCCGTGATGCTTTACTGAAACTTGTGCAG AATAATGAATTCATTGATATGGTCTACCGGGAGATGCTAAATGCACATTATTCGTGA
- the LOC103999993 gene encoding NDR1/HIN1-like protein 1, with protein sequence MTTDCGNHEEQKRHKVYRRLFAAFLLLIILVLFVVLIVWLVLRPTKPKFYLQDASVAQFNLSSGDGTLTAVLQVTLASRNPNDRIGVYYDRVDAFALYKAQQVTATTALPPGYQGHNDVTVWSPYLYGAAVPLGPYLADALSQDQNAGYILLYIRVIGSLRWKVGTWISGHYHLQVNCPVFLTVDSGRSHGGDPSTAYLRFQHMTACSVDV encoded by the coding sequence ATGACGACGGACTGCGGCAACCACGAGGAGCAGAAACGGCACAAGGTGTATCGCCGCCTGTTCGCGGCCTTCCTGCTGCTGATCATCCTCGTCCTCTTCGTCGTGCTCATCGTCTGGCTTGTCCTCCGCCCCACGAAGCCCAAGTTCTACCTCCAGGACGCCTCCGTCGCCCAGTTCAACCTCTCCTCCGGCGATGGCACCCTGACCGCCGTCCTCCAGGTCACCCTCGCCTCCCGCAACCCCAACGACCGCATCGGCGTCTACTACGACCGCGTCGACGCCTTCGCCCTCTACAAGGCCCAGCAGGTCACCGCCACCACCGCCCTCCCACCCGGCTACCAGGGCCACAACGACGTCACCGTCTGGTCTCCCTACCTCTACGGCGCCGCCGTCCCTCTCGGCCCCTACCTCGCCGACGCCCTCTCCCAGGACCAGAACGCCGGCTACATCCTCCTCTACATCCGCGTCATCGGCAGCCTCAGGTGGAAGGTCGGCACGTGGATCTCCGGCCATTACCACCTCCAGGTCAACTGCCCCGTCTTCCTTACCGTCGACAGCGGCAGGTCCCACGGCGGCGACCCATCCACGGCCTACCTCCGCTTCCAGCACATGACCGCCTGCAGCGTGGACGTCTGA
- the LOC103999992 gene encoding receptor protein kinase TMK1, whose product MALRILIKIQSLCLLLGFVSVAFGDTDPGDYKILDEFRKGMTNAELLKWPDDNEDPCGPPRWPYVFCSGSRVTQIQAKNLGLVGTLPPDFNKLSMLANIGLQGNNFTGTLPSFKGLASLQYAYLDNNQFDTIPLDFFVGLDSLQVLALDRIPLNRSTGWMVPADLANSAQLTNLSLSNCNLAGPLPDFIGNMRSLLVLKLSYNRLTGEIPASYSGLPLQILWLNSQQAPGLSGSLGVVASMTFLTDAWLHGNQLSGTIPSSISALTSLNRLWLNNNQLVGLVPANLTSLPQLQSLHLDNNAFMGPIPKVSFSDFTYANNPFCHPTPGVACPPDVAALLGFLDGVGYPMRLARSWSGNDSCTGSWLGVSCASGKIAIINLPNFHLNGTLSPSLGELDSLVKIALGGNNLNGTIPSSLTRLKSLRSLDLSSNNLSPPVPQFPAGVTVVLDGNKMLGTSTPPGGDAPPKSPASSGASSSSSSSKTLLVIVPIAVVVIIVLLAVLFLLWRKKRKTKAPTGIVIQPRDSSADRDNFVKIAIASNGNISASASELRSMNSSSTGETHVIEAGNMVISIQVLRAATGNFAPENVLGRGGFGVVYKGELHDGTTIAVKRTESARVGNEALGEFQAEIAVLSKVRHRHLVSILGYSVEDNERLLVYEYMPQGALSKHLFHWKQLGLEPLSWKKRLNIALDVARGIEYLHNFAKECFIHRDLKSANILLGDDYRAKVSDFGLAKLAPDGKNSVATRLAGTFGYLAPEYAVTGKVTTKVDVFSFGVVLMELLTGLKALDEDRPDESRYLAFWFGKMKNTREKLESIVDPSLAVTEETLESICVMAELAGHCTARDPHQRPDMGHAVNVLAPLVEKWSPVDGDEPDDYLGIDLDQPLLQMVQGWQAADGAASGVVSLSVDCSKISIPARPSGFAESFTSADGR is encoded by the exons ATGGCGCTGAGAATTTTGATCAAAATCCAATCTTTATGTCTCCTGCTTGGCTTCGTCTCGGTCGCCTTCGGCGACACAGACCCTGGTGACTACAAGATTCTTGATGAGTTCCGGAAGGGGATGACCAACGCGGAGCTCCTCAAATGGCCCGACGACAACGAAGACCCCTGCGGGCCTCCGCGGTGGCCCTACGTCTTCTGCTCCGGCTCTCGCGTCACCCAGATCCAAGCCAAAAACCTGGGACTCGTCGGCACGCTCCCTCCGGACTTCAACAAGCTCTCCATGCTCGCCAACATCGGCCTCCAAGGGAACAACTTCACCGGAACCCTGCCGTCTTTCAAGGGGTTGGCCAGTTTGCAGTACGCCTATCTCGACAACAACCAGTTCGACACGATCCCCCTCGACTTCTTCGTCGGACTCGATAGCTTGCAGGTTCTCGCTCTCGACAGGATCCCTCTGAATCGAAGCACGGGGTGGATGGTGCCGGCCGACTTGGCGAACTCTGCTCAGCTGACGAACCTGTCCCTGTCGAACTGTAACCTCGCCGGTCCGCTACCGGATTTCATCGGGAACATGCGTTCCTTGCTCGTCCTCAAGCTGTCCTACAACCGCCTCACCGGTGAGATTCCGGCTAGTTATTCCGGCTTGCCGTTGCAGATCCTGTGGCTGAACAGCCAGCAGGCGCCGGGGTTGTCGGGCTCCCTCGGCGTTGTTGCCTCCATGACCTTCCTGACTGATGCGTGGCTTCACGGGAACCAGCTCTCGGGGACCATCCCGAGCTCCATTTCCGCCTTGACCTCCTTGAACCGGCTGTGGCTCAACAACAACCAGCTCGTCGGACTCGTCCCTGCCAACCTGACGAGTTTGCCGCAGCTCCAGTCGTTGCACCTCGACAACAACGCGTTCATGGGACCGATCCCCAAGGTGAGCTTCAGCGATTTCACGTACGCTAACAACCCGTTCTGTCATCCTACACCGGGAGTTGCCTGCCCGCCGGACGTTGCGGCTCTCCTGGGTTTCCTCGACGGCGTCGGCTACCCTATGAGGCTCGCGAGGTCTTGGTCTGGGAACGATTCTTGCACCGGCTCGTGGTTGGGAGTGTCCTGTGCCAGCGGCAAGATTGCCATCATCAATCTGCCAAACTTCCATTTGAATGGTACGCTCAGCCCGTCGCTTGGGGAATTGGATTCACTCGTTAAGATAGCGTTGGGAGGCAACAATCTCAATGGCACGATTCCTTCCAGCCTGACGAGGTTGAAATCATTGAGATCGTTGGATCTGTCTTCGAACAACCTCTCACCTCCCGTTCCTCAATTCCCCGCTGGCGTGACAGTCGTTCTGGATGGGAATAAGATGTTGGGTACCTCTACTCCTCCCGGTGGCGATGCCCCACCGAAATCACCTGCCTCTTCtggtgcttcctcttcctcttccagctCAAAAACTCTGCTTGTTATCGTTCCGATTGCTGTTGTCGTCATAATCGTCCTCCTGGCCGTTCTGTTTCTTCTCTGGCGGAAGAAGCGGAAGACGAAGGCGCCGACTGGAATTGTCATTCAACCCAGAGACTCTTCCGCTGACCGAGACAACTTCGTCAAGATCGCGATCGCCAGCAATGGCAACATCAGCGCATCCGCAAGTGAGCTCCGCAGCATGAACAGCAGCAGCACAGGGGAGACGCACGTGATCGAGGCAGGGAACATGGTGATATCGATCCAGGTTCTTCGCGCCGCCACGGGAAACTTCGCCCCGGAGAACGTGCTTGGCCGGGGAGGGTTCGGCGTGGTCTACAAGGGCGAGTTGCACGATGGGACGACGATAGCGGTGAAGAGAACAGAGTCGGCAAGGGTAGGCAACGAGGCCTTGGGCGAGTTCCAAGCAGAGATCGCCGTGCTGTCCAAGGTTCGCCACCGCCACCTGGTGTCCATCCTGGGTTACTCCGTGGAGGACAACGAGAGGCtgctggtgtacgagtacatgccTCAGGGGGCTCTGAGCAAGCATCTCTTCCACTGGAAGCAGCTGGGACTGGAGCCATTGTCGTGGAAGAAGCGGCTTAACATTGCACTGGATGTCGCCAGAGGAATCGAGTACCTCCATAACTTTGCTAAGGAGTGCTTCATCCACAGGGATCTGAAGTCAGCAAACATACTTCTCGGCGACGACTACCGAGCCAAGGTTTCAGATTTCGGACTCGCCAAGCTTGCCCCCGACGGGAAGAACTCTGTGGCCACCAGACTCGCCGGCACTTTTGGGTATTTGGCTCCAGAATATGCTG TGACAGGGAAGGTAACGACGAAGGTCGACGTCTTCAGCTTCGGGGTGGTGTTGATGGAGCTACTGACCGGTTTAAAGGCATTGGACGAGGACCGCCCGGACGAGAGCCGCTACTTGGCCTTCTGGTTCGGCAAGATGAAGAACACGAGAGAGAAGCTCGAGAGCATCGTGGACCCGTCGCTGGCGGTGACGGAGGAGACCCTGGAGAGCATCTGCGTCATGGCGGAGCTGGCGGGGCACTGCACCGCGCGGGACCCACACCAGCGGCCTGACATGGGGCACGCGGTGAACGTGCTGGCGCCGCTGGTGGAGAAATGGAGCCCCGTCGATGGGGACGAGCCGGATGACTACCTGGGGATCGACCTCGACCAGCCGCTTCTCCAGATGGTGCAGGGGTGGCAGGCGGCGGACGGCGCTGCTTCGGGCGTCGTTTCTTTGAGCGTTGACTGCAGCAAGATCAGCATCCCGGCGAGGCCGTCGGGGTTCGCGGAGTCCTTCACCTCCGCAGACGGCCGGTGA
- the LOC135594902 gene encoding protein MKS1-like, which translates to MVHCSTSLTSVPIYFMWILLLLHWHRLLRIMGCSDLAMDGGQASRRELLGPRPAPLRIRKDSYKLKKPPVAPPQHRPPIIIYAISPKVIHTTPDDFMSVVQRLTGAAAASSSSSSADAPLATGEVFSPAARFAVFEKPAQGAISADLLGTGGGQTQISFVNELSPAIHGGRSFPEMINCFMPSPSNFLSGGMVPSPAAFWDLFNQYQDP; encoded by the exons ATGGTGCACTGCAGTACTTCATTGACTTCTGTGCCCATATATTTCATGtggattcttcttcttctgcattgGCATCGCTTACTTCGCATCATGGGTTGCTCTGATCTCGCCATGGACGGTGGGCAGGCGTCGAGGAGAGAGCTCCTCGGTCCCCGGCCGGCTCCTCTCAGGATCCGGAAGGACTCCTACAAGTTAAAGAAACCTCCGGTGGCGCCGCCTCAGCACCGGCCGCCGATCATAATCTACGCCATCTCGCCCAAGGTCATCCACACCACCCCTGACGACTTCATGTCGGTGGTGCAACGCCTCACCGGCGCCGCAGctgcctcctcctcttcgtcttctGCTGACGCTCCTTTAGCCACCGGGGAAGTGTTCTCCCCAGCTGCTCGTTTTGCCGTGTTCGAGAAGCCAGCGCAAGGCGCCATATCGGCTGATCTGCTAGGAACCGGTGGTG GCCAGACTCAGATTAGCTTCGTCAACGAACTCAGCCCAGCCATTCATGGTGGCAGGAGCTTTCCGGAGATGATCAACTGCTTCATGCCGAGTCCCAGCAACTTCCTATCCGGTGGAATGGTACCTTCTCCTGCAGCTTTCTGGGATCTCTTCAACCAATACCAAGATCCTTAG
- the LOC135595263 gene encoding putative pentatricopeptide repeat-containing protein At3g15130, whose translation MMNLLRITNLLGVCSKGSTLKGGIQLHGAAIKMGFVSDLVLNNYLVDMYGKCGRMDLGSAVFDGMSKRNVVSWTALMVGFLQQGDAEECLRLFSDMGFFGVRPNEFTLSTSLKACGLRGIAEIGIQIHGVCVKAGFEQHPVVANSTIFMYSKGGKITDAKQIFDRFPLKNLVTWNTMIAGYSHGIHGSNAFLLFREMQEQGVTPDEYTFASLLKACTCLGLLQEGTQIHASLITSGISNSNNAILSGALIDLYAKCRNLHEARKVFERTLQKNVILWTTLIVGYAQDGLVKEAMDLFHQFWSSGMRIDGHILSSIIGVFADFALIEQGSQVHSYTVKHPSGSDVSVANSLIDMYLKCGLTEEAERHFREMETKNVVSWTAMINGYGKHGHGHVAIHLFEEMQVKGIEPDEVTYLALLSACSHAGLVEECHDYFSRLMSECHIKPNVEHYACMVDLLGRAGKLQEAKILIESMPVKASVGIWQTLLSACRVHRNLEMGNEVGEILLQMDSGNPVNYVMISNIFAEAGDWKKCERLRKMMKRKGLKKQGGCSWVEIDKEVHFFYGGDDSHPLSNEIHVVLRKVERRMKEELGYTCRVSLALHDVEDETKEESLRVHSERLAIGLWLVHKGLEKTDEVIRVYKNLRVCGDCHEFIKGLSRVTGRALVVRDANRFHRFEDGVCSCRDYW comes from the coding sequence ATGATGAACCTGCTGAGGATTACCAATCTCCTCGGTGTCTGTTCCAAAGGTTCGACTTTGAAAGGGGGGATTCAGCTCCATGGGGCCGCGATTAAGATGGGCTTCGTTTCCGATCTGGTTCTGAACAATTATTTAGTAGACATGTATGGGAAATGTGGTCGGATGGATTTGGGCAGTGCGGTGTTCGATGGAATGTCTAAGAGAAATGTGGTGTCTTGGACCGCGCTTATGGTTGGGTTTCTGCAACAGGGTGATGCCGAGGAGTGCCTAAGATTGTTCAGCGATATGGGGTTTTTTGGTGTGAGGCCGAATGAGTTCACGCTGTCGACAAGTTTGAAAGCTTGTGGTTTGCGAGGGATTGCCGAAATTGGGATTCAGATTCACGGAGTCTGTGTTAAAGCTGGATTTGAGCAGCACCCAGTGGTGGCCAATTCAACCATTTTTATGTATTCTAAAGGTGGAAAAATCACTGATGCCAAGCAAATCTTTGATAGATTTCCACTAAAGAATCTTGTTACCTGGAACACAATGATTGCAGGTTACTCCCATGGAATCCATGGCAGTAATGCGTTCCTTTTGTTTCGAGAGATGCAAGAACAAGGGGTAACGCCTGATGAATATACCTTTGCAAGCTTACTAAAAGCTTGCACTTGTCTTGGATTGCTTCAGGAAGGAACTCAAATCCATGCTTCATTAATTACATCAGGCATTTCTAATTCAAACAATGCAATTCTTTCAGGTGCTCTCATCGATCTCTATGCCAAATGCAGAAATTTACATGAAGCAAGGAAAGTCTTTGAGAGGACCTTGCAGAAGAATGTAATATTATGGACAACTTTAATTGTTGGGTATGCTCAAGATGGTCTTGTGAAAGAAGCCATGGATTTGTTTCATCAGTTTTGGAGCTCTGGCATGCGCATTGATGGTCACATACTGTCCAGCATAATTGGTGTTTTTGCTGATTTCGCTTTAATTGAGCAGGGAAGCCAAGTTCATTCCTACACAGTGAAACATCCATCAGGATCAGATGTATCTGTAGCAAACTCTCTCATTGATATGTACCTCAAATGTGGGCTGACAGAAGAAGCAGAAAGGCATTTCAGAGAGATGGAAACTAAGAATGTAGTATCTTGGACTGCAATGATAAATGGCTATGGAAAGCATGGGCATGGCCATGTTGCGATCCACTTGTTTGAAGAGATGCAAGTAAAAGGGATTGAGCCTGACGAAGTGACTTACTTAGCTCTGCTATCGGCATGTAGTCATGCTGGACTTGTGGAAGAATGCCACGACTACTTCTCTAGGTTGATGAGTGAGTGCCATATTAAACCAAATGTAGAGCACTATGCTTGCATGGTTGATCTACTTGGTCGTGCTGGCAAGTTGCAGGAAGCCAAGATCCTTATTGAGAGCATGCCAGTTAAGGCCAGTGTTGGCATTTGGCAGACACTTTTAAGTGCTTGTAGGGTTCATAGAAACCTCGAAATGGGCAATGAAGTCGGAGAAATTTTACTTCAAATGGATAGCGGTAATCCTGTAAATTACGTGATGATATCTAATATTTTTGCAGAGGCAGGTGATTGGAAAAAGTGTGAGAGGCTAAGGAAGATGATGAAAAGAAAAGGGCTGAAGAAACAGGGAGGTTGCAGTTGGGTGGAGATTGATAAGGAGGTTCATTTCTTTTATGGTGGTGATGATTCTCACCCACTTAGCAATGAAATACATGTGGTCCTCAGAAAGGTGGAGAGGCGGATGAAGGAAGAGCTGGGTTATACTTGTAGAGTTAGCCTTGCGTTGCATGATGTGGAGGATGAGACAAAAGAAGAAAGCTTGAGGGTGCACAGTGAGAGATTGGCCATTGGCCTGTGGCTGGTTCATAAAGGCTTGGAGAAGACAGATGAGGTGATCAGGGTGTACAAGAACCTCAGAGTATGCGGTGATTGTCACGAGTTTATTAAGGGGTTGTCAAGGGTGACTGGGAGAGCTTTGGTGGTGAGAGATGCAAACAGGTTCCACAGATTTGAAGATGGTGTTTGTTCCTGTAGGGATTACTGGTGA